In Aliivibrio wodanis, a genomic segment contains:
- the gsk gene encoding inosine-guanosine kinase: protein MKFPGQRKSKHYFPVHTRDPLVNQIKQTPKLERTHLIGVGQTIVDIEAKVDDDFLARHQLSKGHSLVLEESKAEALYKELFERNLISHEYPGDTIGNTLHNYSVLADSKSILLGVMSENIKIGSYAYRYLCNTTSRMDLDHLQPVQGPIGRCYTLISEDGERTFAINEGDMNQLCPAHVPEHIFEKASALVISSYLVRGKEGDPMMDAVQKAIDCAKSHNVPVVLTLGTKYVIEGKAEWWQTFLKENVTVVAMNEEEAEALTGEKDPLLAADKALEWVDLVLCTAGPVGLYMAGFTEESIKRETDKPLLPGNIPEFNRFEYSRPMMKAQCTKPIKVSSHIAPYMGGPMEIKNTNGAGDAALSALLHDMAANHYHKENVPNSSKHDADYLTYSSFSQICKYSNRASYEVLTQHSPRLSKSMPEREDCLEEAYWER from the coding sequence ATGAAGTTTCCTGGCCAACGTAAGTCTAAACACTATTTTCCTGTTCACACTCGCGATCCATTAGTGAATCAAATCAAACAAACCCCTAAGCTTGAGCGCACCCACCTTATTGGTGTTGGTCAAACTATCGTCGATATCGAAGCTAAAGTTGATGATGATTTCCTAGCGCGCCACCAATTAAGTAAAGGTCATTCATTGGTTCTTGAAGAATCGAAAGCAGAAGCCTTATATAAAGAACTGTTTGAAAGAAACTTGATCAGTCATGAGTATCCTGGCGATACGATTGGTAACACCCTTCATAATTACTCTGTTCTCGCAGACAGCAAGTCTATTCTGCTTGGTGTAATGAGTGAAAATATCAAAATCGGTTCTTACGCTTATCGTTACCTATGTAACACAACAAGCCGAATGGACTTAGATCACCTACAACCAGTTCAAGGCCCTATCGGTCGTTGTTACACCTTGATCTCTGAAGATGGCGAACGTACGTTTGCGATCAATGAAGGTGACATGAACCAACTGTGCCCTGCTCACGTTCCTGAGCACATTTTTGAAAAAGCCTCTGCATTAGTGATTTCTTCTTACCTTGTTCGTGGTAAAGAAGGCGATCCTATGATGGATGCAGTTCAAAAAGCAATTGATTGTGCAAAATCTCATAACGTCCCTGTAGTTCTTACTTTAGGCACTAAGTACGTTATTGAAGGTAAAGCAGAATGGTGGCAAACGTTCTTAAAAGAAAATGTAACCGTTGTTGCGATGAACGAAGAAGAAGCCGAAGCTCTTACTGGTGAGAAAGATCCCCTACTAGCAGCAGATAAAGCGTTAGAATGGGTAGATTTAGTACTTTGTACTGCTGGTCCAGTAGGCTTATACATGGCTGGCTTTACAGAAGAAAGCATTAAACGCGAAACTGATAAGCCACTTCTTCCGGGTAATATTCCTGAATTCAACCGTTTTGAATACAGTCGTCCGATGATGAAAGCACAGTGTACTAAGCCAATTAAAGTGTCTTCTCACATTGCCCCTTATATGGGTGGCCCAATGGAGATTAAAAACACCAATGGCGCTGGTGATGCAGCTTTATCTGCTCTTCTTCATGATATGGCAGCTAACCACTACCATAAAGAAAACGTACCAAACTCAAGTAAGCACGATGCTGACTATTTAACTTACTCTTCTTTCTCTCAAATTTGTAAGTACTCAAACCGTGCAAGCTACGAAGTATTAACTCAACACTCTCCACGTTTATCTAAATCAATGCCAGAGCGTGAAGATTGCTTAGAAGAAGCCTATTGGGAGCGTTAA
- a CDS encoding aminomethyltransferase has product MSEQLNKTALFDMHVAAGAKMVPFAGYEMPVQYPLGVKKEHLHTRDAAGLFDVSHMGQLRLKGDGAAAALEALVPVDIIDLPSQKQRYAFFTNDAGGIMDDLMVANFGDHLFVVVNAACKEQDIAHLQANLPEGVELEVIEDRALLALQGPQAADVLSRLQPSVASMLFMDTAVIDINGIECYISRSGYTGEDGYEISVPNDKAAELADALTSFEEVEWIGLGARDSLRLECGLCLYGHDLDTTTTPVEASLLWGISKNRRADGERAGGFPGADIILKQIETKDVNRKRVGLVGQSKAPVREGCKLFDAADNEIGIVTSGTAGPTAGKPVSMGYVRADLAVIGTEVFAEVRGKKLAMTVEKMPFVPQRYYRG; this is encoded by the coding sequence ATGTCAGAACAACTAAATAAAACTGCTCTTTTTGATATGCATGTCGCTGCTGGCGCAAAAATGGTGCCATTTGCAGGTTATGAAATGCCTGTTCAGTATCCATTAGGCGTAAAAAAAGAACACCTTCACACACGTGATGCTGCTGGTCTGTTTGATGTATCGCACATGGGACAACTTCGATTAAAAGGTGATGGTGCAGCCGCTGCGCTAGAAGCACTAGTGCCTGTTGATATTATTGATCTTCCTTCTCAGAAACAACGCTATGCATTCTTTACTAATGATGCGGGCGGTATTATGGATGACTTGATGGTGGCTAATTTTGGCGATCACCTGTTTGTTGTTGTGAATGCGGCATGTAAAGAACAAGATATTGCGCATCTACAAGCAAACCTTCCTGAAGGTGTGGAGCTTGAAGTGATTGAAGATCGCGCTTTATTGGCATTACAAGGCCCTCAAGCGGCGGACGTATTATCACGACTTCAGCCATCGGTTGCTTCTATGCTGTTTATGGATACGGCTGTTATTGATATCAATGGCATCGAGTGTTACATCAGCCGCTCTGGTTACACAGGTGAAGATGGCTACGAAATCTCAGTACCAAATGATAAAGCCGCAGAGCTTGCAGACGCCTTAACGTCTTTTGAAGAAGTAGAGTGGATCGGACTTGGTGCACGTGATTCACTGCGTCTTGAATGTGGTTTATGTTTATACGGTCATGATTTAGATACAACAACGACGCCAGTAGAAGCAAGCTTACTGTGGGGTATCAGCAAAAATCGCCGTGCAGACGGTGAGCGTGCAGGTGGCTTCCCAGGTGCAGATATCATTTTAAAGCAAATCGAAACCAAAGATGTAAACCGTAAGCGTGTTGGTTTAGTTGGTCAAAGTAAAGCGCCAGTTCGTGAAGGGTGTAAGTTATTTGATGCCGCTGATAATGAAATTGGCATTGTAACCTCTGGTACAGCAGGCCCAACGGCAGGTAAACCTGTATCAATGGGCTATGTAAGAGCAGATTTGGCTGTTATTGGTACCGAAGTGTTCGCTGAAGTTCGTGGTAAAAAACTCGCAATGACAGTAGAAAAAATGCCATTCGTACCGCAGCGTTATTACAGAGGTTAA
- the gcvP gene encoding glycine dehydrogenase (decarboxylating), whose protein sequence is MSQLLQQLGTDNEFIRRHNGPASSQHQHMLNTVGAETLEKLIEETVPSSIRLPQPMQLPHGLSENAMLAELKQIAQQNTLNTSYIGQGYYNTHTPNVILRNVLENPGWYTAYTPYQPEISQGRLEALLNYQQMVMDLTGLDIANASLLDEATAAAEAMTLCKRGGKSKSNTFFVADDVHPQTLAVIKTRAEFIGFDVVVDTDSNLDSHDVFGALLQYPGTTGEVKDLSTLIEQAQAKKTLVVVATDLLASVLLKPVGEMGADIAIGSAQRFGVPMGYGGPHAAFMATREKLKRSMPGRIIGVSVDSKGNQALRMAMQTREQHIRREKATSNICTAQALLANMASFYAVYHGPEGLKTIARRVHHFTAIVAKALQSAGFELTHQSFFDTLTVKTEQQTDILYTKALAASINLRKFDTELGISFDETTTVSDLVALLTVFGVDNAECDTLSNEVGADEFAAIPEACRRTSSFLTHPVFNTHHSETQMLRYLKKLENKDFSLTHGMIPLGSCTMKLNAVAEMLPVTWPEFGGIHPFAPLNQAAGYTTLSTSLKSMLCEITGYDDFSLQPNSGASGEYAGLIAIQRYHQSRGEGQRNVCLIPSSAHGTNPATASMVSMKVVVVKCDDNGNIDMIDLAEKIAKHQENLSSIMITYPSTHGVYEEQVREVCDMVHEAGGQVYLDGANMNAQVGLTSPGFIGSDVSHLNLHKTFCIPHGGGGPGMGPIGVKSHLAPFLPGHTENGVQGSDYAVSAADLGSASILPISWAYIAMMGEMGLTEATKVAILNANYVMERLRPHYPVLYRGTNGRIAHECIIDIRPLKEATGISEEDIAKRLMDFGFHAPTMSFPVAGTLMIEPTESEDLAELDRFCDAMIAIREEMNKVQQGEWPLDNNPLVNAPHTQVDLMSNEWDHPYTREVACFPSTQAKASKYWPTVNRVDNVFGDRNLICSCPSIENYEE, encoded by the coding sequence ATGAGTCAGCTTCTTCAACAATTAGGCACGGATAACGAGTTTATTCGTCGCCACAATGGTCCCGCTTCTTCACAGCATCAACATATGCTCAATACGGTTGGCGCTGAAACACTAGAAAAATTAATCGAAGAAACCGTACCAAGCTCAATTCGTTTACCTCAGCCAATGCAGTTACCTCACGGCCTTTCTGAAAATGCCATGCTTGCTGAGTTAAAACAGATCGCTCAACAAAACACGCTCAATACAAGCTACATCGGCCAAGGTTATTACAATACGCACACACCTAATGTGATTTTACGTAATGTATTAGAAAACCCAGGCTGGTATACCGCATATACACCTTACCAACCTGAGATATCTCAAGGTCGTTTAGAAGCGCTACTAAACTACCAACAAATGGTAATGGATTTAACTGGTCTTGACATCGCGAACGCCTCTTTGCTTGATGAAGCTACCGCAGCAGCAGAAGCAATGACGCTATGTAAACGCGGTGGAAAGAGCAAAAGTAACACCTTCTTTGTGGCAGACGATGTTCACCCACAAACACTAGCGGTGATTAAAACTCGTGCCGAATTCATCGGTTTTGACGTTGTTGTTGATACTGACTCAAACTTAGATTCACATGATGTGTTTGGTGCTCTACTTCAATACCCTGGCACAACGGGTGAAGTAAAAGATTTATCAACACTGATTGAACAAGCTCAAGCGAAAAAAACCTTAGTTGTTGTTGCCACTGATCTTCTTGCTTCTGTGCTGCTTAAGCCTGTTGGTGAAATGGGTGCAGATATTGCGATTGGTAGTGCACAGCGCTTTGGCGTACCAATGGGATACGGCGGTCCGCACGCGGCATTCATGGCAACACGTGAAAAGCTAAAACGCTCAATGCCTGGCCGAATTATTGGTGTATCAGTTGATTCAAAGGGCAACCAAGCACTGCGTATGGCAATGCAAACACGTGAGCAGCACATTCGTCGTGAGAAAGCGACATCAAACATTTGTACGGCACAAGCATTGCTTGCAAACATGGCTTCTTTCTACGCGGTTTACCACGGTCCAGAAGGTTTAAAAACCATTGCTCGTCGTGTACACCACTTCACGGCTATCGTTGCAAAAGCATTGCAATCTGCAGGGTTTGAATTAACACATCAGAGCTTCTTTGATACGTTAACAGTTAAAACTGAACAGCAGACAGACATTCTTTATACCAAAGCATTAGCAGCAAGCATCAATTTACGTAAATTTGATACTGAGCTTGGTATTAGCTTTGATGAAACCACCACGGTTTCTGATTTAGTTGCACTACTAACTGTATTTGGTGTTGATAATGCAGAGTGTGATACGCTTTCTAATGAAGTCGGTGCAGATGAGTTTGCCGCTATCCCTGAAGCGTGTCGTCGTACTTCTTCATTCTTAACCCACCCAGTGTTCAACACGCACCACAGTGAAACACAAATGCTGCGTTACTTGAAAAAACTGGAAAACAAAGATTTCTCATTAACTCACGGTATGATCCCACTTGGCTCATGTACGATGAAGTTAAACGCTGTAGCAGAAATGCTTCCGGTAACATGGCCTGAGTTTGGTGGTATTCACCCATTCGCACCATTAAACCAAGCAGCAGGCTACACCACACTATCAACGTCATTAAAATCAATGCTATGCGAAATCACAGGCTATGATGACTTCTCTCTACAACCTAACTCTGGTGCGTCTGGTGAATATGCAGGCTTAATTGCAATTCAACGTTACCACCAAAGCCGTGGTGAAGGTCAACGTAATGTATGTCTAATTCCAAGCTCAGCGCACGGAACTAACCCAGCGACTGCATCAATGGTGTCAATGAAAGTGGTTGTGGTGAAATGTGATGACAACGGTAACATCGACATGATCGATTTAGCTGAAAAAATCGCTAAGCACCAAGAAAACCTATCAAGCATCATGATTACTTACCCTTCTACACACGGTGTATATGAAGAGCAAGTACGTGAAGTATGCGACATGGTTCATGAAGCAGGCGGTCAAGTGTATCTTGATGGTGCCAACATGAACGCACAGGTTGGTTTAACAAGCCCTGGTTTCATTGGCTCTGATGTCTCTCACCTAAACTTACACAAAACTTTCTGTATTCCACACGGTGGCGGTGGTCCAGGCATGGGTCCTATCGGTGTTAAATCTCACCTAGCTCCTTTCCTACCTGGTCACACAGAAAACGGTGTTCAGGGTTCAGATTACGCAGTTTCTGCAGCGGATCTAGGCAGTGCCTCTATTCTTCCTATCTCATGGGCATACATTGCGATGATGGGAGAAATGGGCCTTACTGAAGCGACTAAAGTGGCAATCCTGAATGCGAACTATGTAATGGAGCGTCTACGTCCTCACTACCCTGTTCTGTACCGTGGTACAAATGGTCGCATCGCGCACGAATGTATTATTGATATTCGTCCACTTAAAGAAGCAACAGGAATTAGTGAAGAAGACATTGCAAAACGTTTAATGGATTTTGGTTTCCATGCGCCAACCATGTCGTTCCCAGTTGCGGGTACGTTAATGATTGAGCCAACAGAATCTGAAGACTTAGCAGAGCTTGATCGCTTCTGTGATGCAATGATTGCGATTCGTGAAGAGATGAACAAAGTTCAACAAGGCGAATGGCCATTAGACAATAACCCATTAGTGAATGCACCGCATACTCAAGTGGATCTAATGTCTAATGAGTGGGATCACCCATACACTCGTGAAGTGGCGTGTTTCCCATCAACTCAAGCAAAAGCGTCTAAATACTGGCCTACCGTTAACCGTGTAGATAACGTATTTGGCGACCGTAACTTGATTTGTTCTTGCCCAAGCATTGAGAACTATGAAGAGTAG
- a CDS encoding putative uncharacterized MaoC domain protein, protein MKVVDFLKHKREYLAKHPFELKDWMSPTIKDYWIEFLNKANNIHIISWVKEHKRTANGQQNEVVQPEPIEMNLDTQAVFEELTARLGEEIHVGDWAMMDQERINNFGAVTEDMQWIHTDPERASAESPFKTPIAHGFLTLSMLSKLTDNVGSDNLLFPTAKMTVNYGLNKVRFPYPVKAGKRIRARSTLMSVTPIKRGLEIETEVKVEIEKCRRPGCVAVSVIRLYF, encoded by the coding sequence ATGAAGGTTGTCGATTTTCTAAAGCATAAGCGTGAATATCTGGCTAAACATCCGTTTGAATTAAAAGACTGGATGTCACCAACCATTAAAGATTACTGGATTGAATTTTTAAATAAAGCCAACAACATTCACATTATTTCGTGGGTTAAAGAACACAAACGAACTGCTAATGGACAGCAGAACGAGGTTGTTCAACCTGAGCCAATTGAAATGAACTTAGATACTCAAGCTGTATTTGAAGAGTTAACTGCTCGTTTGGGCGAAGAAATCCACGTTGGCGATTGGGCAATGATGGATCAAGAACGCATTAATAATTTTGGTGCTGTTACTGAAGATATGCAGTGGATTCACACTGATCCAGAAAGAGCATCTGCGGAATCACCGTTTAAAACGCCGATTGCTCATGGATTTTTAACGCTGTCTATGTTGTCGAAACTGACAGATAATGTGGGAAGTGACAACTTACTTTTCCCTACGGCTAAAATGACCGTAAACTATGGCTTGAACAAAGTTCGTTTTCCATACCCTGTTAAAGCAGGTAAGAGAATTAGAGCAAGAAGTACATTAATGTCGGTAACACCGATCAAGCGTGGTTTAGAAATTGAAACAGAAGTAAAAGTTGAGATAGAGAAATGTCGACGCCCAGGTTGTGTTGCAGTGTCTGTCATTCGATTATACTTTTAA
- a CDS encoding putative phage integrase, whose protein sequence is MAIRNLKDNSKKPWLADFYTNGREGKRIRKRFTSKGEATTFEHYTLKQIEKKPWKGDKLENRRLSVLIEIWFSMYGVNLSNGQVIYQKFGHMVKAMGNPVASTFTAKIYAEFRRKRMAGEINFVDRKWQKGTPSIATLNSELARFKAVFEKLKELGELKGPNPLESIKPFRDHERPMSFLAKEEIAHLLQKVSEHKRKDMLKIVKICLSTGSRWNEAAQLTGNQLSKFKITYTNTKNKKIRSVPITEELYNEIHKPTSGKLFEECYTPFCYILRNKLDIDLPAGQASHVLRHSFASHFMMNGGNILVLRDILGHADIQMTMRYAHFAPDHLSDAITKNPLSYF, encoded by the coding sequence ATGGCTATTCGCAACTTAAAAGACAATTCAAAGAAACCTTGGCTCGCCGACTTCTACACGAACGGTCGTGAAGGTAAGCGCATTCGTAAACGTTTTACCTCTAAAGGTGAAGCCACTACTTTTGAGCACTACACATTAAAACAAATAGAAAAAAAACCGTGGAAAGGCGATAAACTTGAAAACCGCCGTTTATCCGTGCTTATTGAAATTTGGTTTTCTATGTATGGCGTAAACCTATCTAATGGTCAAGTTATCTATCAAAAATTTGGACACATGGTAAAAGCCATGGGTAATCCTGTAGCCTCAACTTTTACCGCGAAGATTTACGCAGAGTTTCGCCGTAAACGTATGGCTGGTGAAATTAACTTTGTTGACCGAAAATGGCAAAAAGGCACACCAAGTATTGCGACATTAAATTCTGAACTGGCTCGTTTTAAAGCAGTATTTGAAAAGCTTAAAGAGCTGGGCGAATTGAAAGGCCCAAACCCATTAGAAAGTATTAAGCCATTTCGAGATCACGAAAGACCAATGAGCTTTTTAGCAAAAGAAGAGATTGCTCATCTACTTCAAAAAGTATCTGAACATAAACGTAAAGATATGCTTAAAATTGTTAAAATATGTCTATCTACAGGCTCGCGTTGGAATGAAGCGGCACAATTAACTGGCAATCAGCTTTCTAAATTCAAGATCACTTATACCAATACAAAGAATAAGAAAATTCGCTCTGTCCCAATCACTGAAGAGTTGTATAACGAAATCCATAAACCGACATCGGGTAAGTTGTTTGAAGAGTGCTATACCCCTTTCTGCTACATATTAAGAAATAAACTTGATATTGATTTACCAGCAGGCCAAGCCTCTCACGTTTTACGCCACTCTTTCGCAAGTCACTTTATGATGAATGGCGGTAATATTTTGGTTCTTCGTGACATTCTTGGTCATGCTGATATCCAAATGACCATGCGTTATGCTCACTTTGCACCAGATCATTTAAGTGATGCCATTACAAAGAACCCTTTAAGCTACTTTTAA
- the ppiC gene encoding peptidyl-prolyl cis-trans isomerase C, which translates to MASTAAALHILVKHKEQAEDIIQQLKKGAKFHVLAKKYSSCPSGKKGGDLGEFKKGQMVPQFDKVCFSGETLVPHLVKTKFGWHVVKVLYRT; encoded by the coding sequence ATGGCTAGCACTGCAGCAGCGCTACACATTCTTGTTAAGCATAAAGAACAAGCAGAAGATATTATTCAGCAGCTTAAAAAAGGTGCTAAATTTCACGTATTAGCAAAGAAATATTCAAGCTGTCCTTCTGGTAAAAAAGGCGGCGATTTAGGTGAATTTAAGAAAGGTCAAATGGTACCGCAGTTTGATAAAGTGTGCTTTAGTGGTGAAACATTGGTCCCACACCTAGTGAAAACTAAATTTGGTTGGCATGTGGTTAAGGTGCTTTACCGCACTTAA
- the gcvH gene encoding glycine cleavage system H protein has product MEKDLKFTASHEWVRENGDGTVTVGISNHAQGLLGDVVFVDLPDVDDEVTAGENFSLVESVKAASDIYAPVSGVIVEINEELEDSPELVNEEPYEGGWIAKIKLSDEGQLESLIPGDQYLESIEEE; this is encoded by the coding sequence ATGGAAAAAGATCTTAAATTTACAGCAAGCCACGAATGGGTACGTGAAAATGGCGACGGCACTGTAACGGTTGGTATCTCAAACCACGCTCAAGGCCTACTTGGTGATGTTGTATTTGTTGATTTACCTGACGTTGATGATGAAGTAACTGCTGGAGAAAACTTCTCTTTGGTTGAATCTGTTAAAGCGGCTTCAGACATCTATGCGCCTGTTTCTGGTGTGATTGTTGAAATTAATGAAGAACTTGAAGACAGCCCAGAGCTTGTTAATGAAGAACCATATGAAGGCGGTTGGATTGCTAAAATCAAACTGTCTGATGAAGGTCAATTAGAAAGCCTAATTCCTGGCGATCAATACCTTGAAAGCATCGAAGAAGAATAA
- the guaC gene encoding GMP reductase codes for MRIEQELKLGFKDVLFRPKRSTLKSRSQVELTREFTFKHSGRQWSGTPVIAANMDSVGSFAMAKALSEHGVMTAIHKHYTVEDWAGFVKENDASVLKNAMVSTGTSEADFQKTKDIMALTDDLIFICVDIANGYSEHLVQYVEKVRAEFPDKVISAGNVVTGDMVEELILAGADIVKVGIGPGSVCTTRVKTGVGYPQLSAIIECADAAHGLGGRIIGDGGCSCAGDVSKAFGGGADFVMLGGMLAGHEESGGEVIEQDGKQFMKFYGMSSQSAMDKHSGGVAKYRAAEGKTVLLPYRGTVHNTISDILGGVRSTCTYVGAAQLKELTKRTTFIRVQEQENNVYGKE; via the coding sequence ATGCGTATCGAACAAGAATTAAAGTTAGGCTTCAAAGATGTACTATTTCGTCCTAAGCGTTCAACACTGAAAAGTCGCTCTCAAGTCGAATTAACCCGCGAGTTTACATTTAAGCACAGCGGTCGTCAATGGTCTGGTACACCTGTAATTGCAGCTAATATGGATTCTGTTGGTAGCTTTGCTATGGCAAAAGCACTTTCTGAGCACGGTGTAATGACTGCGATTCATAAGCACTACACAGTTGAAGACTGGGCTGGCTTTGTTAAAGAGAACGATGCATCTGTTCTTAAGAACGCAATGGTTTCTACTGGTACTTCTGAAGCGGATTTCCAAAAGACAAAAGACATCATGGCATTAACAGATGACTTGATCTTTATTTGTGTTGATATCGCAAACGGTTACTCTGAGCATTTAGTTCAATACGTAGAAAAAGTACGTGCTGAATTCCCAGACAAAGTGATCTCTGCTGGTAACGTCGTTACTGGTGATATGGTTGAAGAACTTATCCTAGCTGGTGCAGATATCGTTAAAGTAGGTATCGGCCCTGGTTCTGTATGTACTACACGTGTTAAAACAGGTGTTGGTTACCCACAACTTTCTGCAATCATTGAATGTGCGGACGCAGCACACGGTCTTGGTGGTCGTATCATTGGTGACGGCGGTTGTTCATGTGCTGGTGACGTTTCTAAAGCGTTCGGCGGCGGTGCTGATTTCGTAATGCTTGGCGGTATGCTAGCAGGTCATGAAGAGTCAGGCGGCGAAGTTATCGAGCAAGACGGTAAGCAATTCATGAAATTCTACGGAATGTCTTCACAAAGCGCGATGGACAAGCACTCAGGTGGTGTTGCTAAGTACCGTGCAGCTGAAGGAAAAACCGTACTATTACCATACCGTGGTACTGTTCATAATACGATTTCTGACATCCTTGGTGGTGTACGTTCAACTTGTACATACGTAGGCGCGGCGCAGCTTAAAGAGCTAACTAAGCGTACTACTTTCATCCGAGTACAAGAGCAAGAGAACAACGTTTACGGTAAAGAGTGA
- a CDS encoding putative DNA-binding protein: MSKERRLSKPQNVMAEAKVVKIEKNNEEQPIAPLDLGKRLKDIRIQLGLTLEEASKRTGLARSTLSKIENEQISPTFQALQKLASGLDIAIPQIFEPPKQKGAVGRRDITLSQQGKPHPTATYEHELLATQLSNKRMMPFKSRIRARDFDAYAEWVRHDGEEFLLVLEGEVCFYSEFYEPVNLAIGDSVYYDASMGHVLISISEEDAHILWVTAK; the protein is encoded by the coding sequence ATGAGCAAGGAGCGCCGTTTGAGTAAACCTCAAAATGTAATGGCAGAAGCAAAAGTCGTCAAAATAGAGAAGAATAACGAAGAGCAACCGATTGCTCCGCTTGATCTTGGGAAAAGATTAAAAGACATTCGTATTCAACTTGGGCTCACTCTTGAAGAGGCAAGTAAGCGAACGGGTCTTGCGCGTTCAACGCTTTCAAAAATAGAAAACGAACAGATCTCACCCACATTTCAAGCATTGCAAAAACTCGCAAGTGGGTTGGATATCGCGATACCTCAAATATTTGAGCCGCCAAAACAAAAAGGGGCGGTAGGGCGTCGAGATATTACGCTTTCGCAACAAGGTAAGCCTCACCCAACGGCCACTTATGAGCATGAATTGTTAGCAACTCAATTGTCCAACAAAAGGATGATGCCATTTAAGAGCCGTATTCGTGCGAGAGACTTTGATGCTTATGCTGAATGGGTGCGTCATGACGGAGAAGAATTTTTATTGGTTCTAGAAGGTGAAGTCTGTTTTTACAGTGAATTCTACGAGCCAGTTAATTTAGCAATAGGGGACAGTGTTTATTACGATGCAAGTATGGGACACGTACTTATATCGATTAGTGAGGAAGACGCTCATATCCTCTGGGTTACGGCAAAGTAA
- a CDS encoding putative chemotaxis protein, CheW-like, with the protein MKSKANQSQGMLLFKLTLTQRFAIGTLKVREIVPFQTLTAIPYSHHHVLGTATIRNMAIPIIDMSAAVGFRPLQEEELKSCYIIITDCMRTVVGFAIRSIDKIMECDWKAIEPSPETAGANVFVTGITRFEDNIVQLLDVELLLSKIYPEDTSNLYPILADVEREKLKALNILLVDDSFVARKQLSTALDSINIPYSVATNGLDGYEMLKAASDKGAPFNIVVSDIEMPGLDGYELAFEIQNDTKLKDAYIILHTSLSSEICVEQAHQVGAHEALTKFEATELVQAMLRGANHNNKQLA; encoded by the coding sequence ATGAAAAGCAAAGCGAACCAATCACAAGGAATGCTGCTATTTAAACTGACCCTCACGCAACGCTTTGCCATCGGTACTTTAAAAGTTCGTGAGATAGTTCCTTTTCAAACTTTAACTGCTATTCCTTATTCTCATCATCATGTATTAGGAACAGCAACTATTAGGAACATGGCAATTCCAATTATCGATATGTCAGCAGCCGTTGGATTTAGACCTCTTCAAGAAGAAGAATTAAAAAGCTGTTATATCATCATTACCGATTGTATGCGTACAGTGGTGGGTTTTGCTATCAGAAGCATCGATAAAATCATGGAGTGTGACTGGAAAGCAATTGAGCCTTCACCTGAAACGGCAGGAGCAAATGTATTTGTTACTGGGATCACTCGCTTTGAAGATAACATTGTTCAATTATTAGATGTTGAATTACTTTTATCTAAAATTTATCCTGAAGACACTTCTAATTTATATCCAATATTAGCCGATGTCGAAAGAGAGAAGCTTAAAGCCCTAAATATTTTACTTGTTGATGATTCATTTGTTGCACGTAAACAACTGTCAACAGCACTAGATAGCATAAATATCCCCTATAGTGTGGCAACTAATGGGCTAGATGGTTATGAAATGCTAAAGGCAGCTTCTGACAAAGGAGCTCCTTTTAATATTGTCGTTAGTGATATTGAAATGCCAGGATTAGATGGTTATGAATTAGCCTTTGAAATTCAAAATGACACTAAATTAAAAGATGCTTATATTATTCTTCATACCTCGCTCTCAAGTGAGATATGTGTTGAACAAGCTCATCAAGTAGGAGCTCATGAAGCATTAACCAAATTTGAGGCTACTGAACTGGTTCAAGCAATGCTTAGAGGTGCAAACCATAATAATAAACAGTTGGCTTAA